A region from the Candidatus Obscuribacterales bacterium genome encodes:
- a CDS encoding M28 family peptidase — MCPRAALDAELRSRLEKHLSHLVRDRDPYLATAGYFFMRDYIRQDLSQWGSVTVQERHTSPLSIQNLILHLPGQRPQAEPILVGAHYDAVLGSPGADDNASGVAVLLELARWLTQHPPVRPVILVAFDLEEYGLQGSYAFVEEWRSHQRSLRLMLSLEMLGYCDRTPGSQRYPPGLARFYPDRGDFIALVGNLTTLPDLIRLSRHINRSGTSCQWLPVPLRGRSVPDTRRSDHVPFWDAGYRAIMVTDTANLRNPHYHQSSDRLPTLDLDFLTGVCQGLSTGLAALY, encoded by the coding sequence ATGTGCCCTAGGGCGGCTCTAGATGCCGAACTGCGATCGCGCCTAGAGAAGCATCTGAGCCATCTGGTACGCGATCGCGATCCCTACCTGGCCACAGCCGGTTATTTTTTCATGCGGGACTATATCCGTCAGGACTTATCCCAGTGGGGATCGGTGACAGTTCAGGAGCGCCACACGTCTCCTCTGTCGATTCAAAATCTGATTCTGCATCTCCCCGGCCAGCGCCCTCAGGCCGAGCCTATCTTAGTCGGAGCCCACTATGACGCGGTACTCGGCTCCCCCGGTGCTGATGATAACGCCAGCGGTGTAGCGGTCTTACTGGAGCTGGCCCGCTGGTTGACCCAGCATCCCCCGGTGCGTCCCGTCATCCTGGTTGCCTTTGATCTCGAAGAATACGGCCTGCAGGGCAGTTACGCCTTCGTGGAAGAATGGCGATCGCACCAGCGTTCCCTACGCTTAATGCTGTCTTTAGAAATGCTGGGCTACTGCGATCGCACCCCCGGCAGCCAGCGCTATCCGCCAGGATTGGCGAGATTCTATCCCGATCGTGGCGACTTCATTGCCCTCGTGGGGAATCTCACCACCCTACCCGACTTAATCCGCCTTAGCCGCCACATCAACCGTAGCGGCACGTCCTGCCAATGGCTGCCGGTGCCCTTGCGAGGGCGCAGCGTACCCGACACCCGCCGCAGCGACCATGTGCCCTTCTGGGATGCGGGCTATCGCGCCATCATGGTCACCGATACCGCCAACCTGCGCAATCCCCACTATCACCAGAGCAGCGATCGCCTTCCTACCCTAGATTTAGACTTCCTTACCGGCGTATGCCAGGGATTATCCACGGGGTTAGCCGCACTATACTAG